One window of the Aquila chrysaetos chrysaetos chromosome 8, bAquChr1.4, whole genome shotgun sequence genome contains the following:
- the FBXL20 gene encoding F-box/LRR-repeat protein 20 isoform X6: protein MPAFRRCLLSRAQHLHLPWEQKWPGHRGLACFGDLRRVCHAWNVLALDGSNWQRIDLFDFQRDIEGRVVENISKRCGGFLRKLSLRGCQGVGDNALRTFAQNCRNIEVLNLNGCTKITDATCTSLSKFCSKLRHLDLASCTSITNLSLKALSEGCPLLEQLNISWCDQVTKDGIQALVRGCGGLKALFLKGCTQLEDEALKYIGAHCPELVTLNLQTCLQITDDGLITICRGCHKLQSLCASGCSNITDAILNALGQNCPRLRILEVARCSQLTDVGFTTLARNCHELEKMDLEECVQITDSTLIQLSIHCPRLQVLSLSHCELITDDGIRHLGNGACAHDRLEVIELDNCPLITDASLEHLKSCHSLERIELYDCQQITRAGIKRLRTHLPNIKVHAYFAPVTPPPSVGGSRQRFCRCCIIL, encoded by the exons ATGCCCGCATTCCGCCGCTGTCTCCTGTCCCGGGCTCAGCATCTACACCTCCCGTGGGAGCAGAAGTGGCCGGGGCACCGCGGGCTTGCCTGTTTTGGGGACTTGCGAAGAGTGTGCCAT GCATGGAATGTTCTGGCCCTGGATGGCAGTAACTGGCAGCGAATTGACCTGTTTGATTTCCAGAGGGATATTGAG GGCCGCGTAGTTGAGAATATTTCTAAAAGATGTGGGGGCTTCTTGCGGAAGTTAAGCCTGCGTGGCTGTCAAGGAGTGGGAGACAATGCATTAAG gacatttgcacagaactgcagaaatattGAAGTATTGAACCTAAATGGCTGTACCAAGATCACAGATGC TACATGTACCAGCCTCAGTAAGTTCTGCTCTAAACTCAGGCACCTTGATTTGGCTTCCTGCACTTCCATAACCAACCTGTCTCTGAAAGCACTGAG TGAGGGATGCCCACTGCTGGAACAGCTGAATATCTCCTGGTGCGACCAAGTGACTAAGGATGGCATCCAGGCTCTGGTGAGAGGCTGTGGTGGACTCAAAGCCCTGTTTCTGAAAGGCTGCACGCAG cttgAGGATGAAGCTCTGAAATACATCGGTGCACATTGTCCCGAACTGGTGACTTTAAACCTTCAAACATGCTTA CAAATAACAGATGATGGTCTCATTACAATATGCAGAGGATGCCACAAGTTACAATCCTTGTGTGCTTCAGGCTGCTCTAACATTACAGATGCCATCTTGAATGCCCTGGGACAGAACTGCCCAAGGCTTAG AATATTAGAAGTTGCAAGGTGTTCTCAACTAACAGATGTGGGCTTTACCACTCTAGCTAGG AACTGCCATGAGCTTGAAAAAATGGACCTGGAAGAATGCGTCCAG ataaCAGACAGTACACTAATCCAGCTTTCCATACACTGTCCACGGCTTCAGGTTCTG AGTTTGTCCCACTGTGAGCTGATCACGGACGATGGGATTCGTCACTTGGGAAACGGCGCCTGCGCACACGACCGCTTGGAGGTGATCGAGCTGGACAACTGCCCTTTGATCACGGATGCCTCCCTGGAGCACCTGAAAAGCTGCCACAGCTTGGAGAGGATAGAACTGTACGACTGTCAGCAAATCACACGGGCAGGGATCAAGAGACTCAGg